The segment GCTCTATGTGATATCCTAACAACGTACACTAATAactttatcctaaaatatatttaataataattacaaaaattcaagttgacatatctataaagttttaaaagtcattcttatcctaaaatatatcagtaattatgaaattggtaTGTCAATTAATAAGTCCACAAAAAGATTTTACTCTAAAAGttgaatgtaatttttttttcacatccaccatcaagaaaattttatatttttcggtAGTATATTCCAAGTCAAGCAAGGTTTCTACTTACTAGctttatatttaaaagattttttaatgtctgactttatgaattcactattataaactaattttttttgtgtagataaaaatgaataatttcatcaacaatgaagagttcaacaagaagaaagtGATCTTCAAAATGGGGGCCATGGGAACGGGAAAATTCCGTCTCTCTGTTGACCTTGCCACCCATTTTCGAGGAGAAATAATCAACTCGGATAAAATGCAAGTTGACAAGGGACTTGAAATTGTTACAAACAAGATCACACACACTGAGAAACACGGTGTACTACACTATTTGTTAGGTATTTATGTTTAttctcaagaatacttatatcaaatgattacctaaataattatatagtagtaattatagattctagtgaaaaatatactttactattaaaaaattatttctataaattctgagaaagttaatttgatcacattttcataggtgaaattgaATTCAGACTTCACAGctgaagatttttgtttgcaAGTTGTCGTCTACATAGAAAAAATACTGAAGACTCAACGTGTTCCCATTATTGTTGGAGGGTGAAATTCGTATATTGAAAAACTTGTGGAAGATCCTGTGTTAATgttcaaatataagtatgaGAGTTGCTTTATTTGGATTGATGTTGAGCAATCAGTCTTGAACCGTAGAGTTGACAAGAGGGTTGATCAAATGGTCAAAGCaggtaatttttgtaattattttatgtatcaatCAAGATATACTATCATGCAGCTAGCTGaaaacttttcttatataattttcttaataatacttttggttatcaaatatatgttctactaaataaaactcttctttatatttttgttgCATGCAGGGCTAGTGGATGAGGTGAGACAGATTTTCATTCCAGATGCAGATTACACCAAAGggatacgacggtccatcaGTATCCTTGAAATGGATAGATATTTAAGAGAAGAAACAAATATAGACGGAGATGATGAATCAAAGCAGAtgattcttcaagcttcaatttcAAGTGTCAAGCGTAATACTCTTATGTTAATTTGTAGCCaatttgacaagattcaacGATTAATAAGCGAGAAAATGTGGTCAGTGCATAATATTATTGCTACGGACGTTTTCAAAGAAGATAGAGAAGAAGATCTTGACGACTCAAGGACGAATATTGTTTTGCAACCAGCCTAGATATTGTGAAGAGATTTCTCAAAAACGATCATCTCAATATTATAATTGAGTGTAGATAAACTGTCATTATCGCCATCTTCTGTTTTGGTCTCTttagtttttgacttattttgtaCAGTTTTTATcgcattacaaatatatatgtgtgaTATGAcccttatttctatatatgttactcttgtctgtaaaaaaaattttatctatagatgaaatatttatcttaAGTTTCTATCCTAGCCCAAGCCCCtagtccaagtccaagtcttctatatttaatataaattaatacaaatacgTACGCACAATTGCATGAGATCACTCATAATGTCAAGCTAATAGAGtgatcaaataataaattaccaTAAATGTTCGGAAAGATTTCACcctaaaagtattttaaagaatagaattcttaactcaatacttaaaatttttacatagacaaagaacataaaatagtaaatttgtaatctatgggtaatgaatatattctaCCTAATTCTATCACGGTGATTGAAGCTTGATTCAATATAGTccttatctattattatatggtgcacaagttaatataaatactcGTAATTGAAATAGTTACTGATAATTGTTCATTTCCCTCTTATGGAATTAGACTGAACACTTATGATGTTTTGTTGAATAGTGTAAGATTTGACGCATTATCACTTGAATATATTCTGTCAGAAATACTATTTGAGTTGTTTGTACAATCCTTTTGTAACTACTTGTGATCTCATAACAATATACGTCTAGAAACGtcatcctaaaataatttaagcttaattgccaaaatttaaggtgacatatctctaaattttttaatgaacgATTCTTAGTctaaaagatatgaatttatatatatttaatttggtttactaactaataagtctataaaaaatcacattttttatataaaagccCAGCTCTATGTGATCTCCTAATAACGTGCACTAATAactttatcctaaaatatatttaataataattaccaaAATTCAAGTTGACATATCTATAAACTTTTAAAGACATTCTTATCCTATATATcagtaattatgaaattggtatgtcaattaataagtacacaaaaagattttactataaaagcttaatgtaatttttttttccacatccaccatcaagaaaattttatatttttagatagtATATTCCAAGTCAAGCAAGGTTTCTACTTACTAGCTTTATATTtacaagattttttaatttctgactttatgaattcactattataaactaattttttttttgtgtagataaaatgaatactttcatcaacaatgaagagttcaacaagaagaaagtGATCTTCATAATGAGGGCCACAGGAACGGGAAAATCCCGTCTCTCTGTTGACCTTGCCACCAATTTTCgaggagaaaaataaacttCGATAAAACGCAAGTTTACAAGGGACTTGAAATTGTTAGagaacataataataaaattataaaattattaggtgaacaagaagaaactcaaaatagacaaaaacaatttttcaaTAAGATAGAAGACAATTTAGATTATATTAAGGAACAaggaatttaattaaataaaaaactaagcgaactaaaaaacaaacaaaacgaagaagttaataataaattaattataagaatACAAGAGATAAAAACAGAATTAgcattattaaaagaaataattatttcatgatAGACTTAGTAGAAACTGAGACACACAAAGAAGCTATTACgttaatagaaaaaagaatagCTCTTCCAACagattacaaatattttaattcatcttcaaaatcatatcaagttattataaaacaaaataatataataataacattacTATTACAACTAAATTACAAGAtagataaaagttttaaagaaaaaagagaaagtagAAATATAACAGGGGTAGAggaattaatagaaaaattagttaaaatagAAATCActccacaaaaataaaaaacaattaaaaaacaGAAGAAATGGACATTTTTCAGCTAGATCAAGAAATGAAGAAGGACAAGAAAGACCTAGACCAAGCTACTCCCGAAATAGTATAGGCAACAATTTCATGTcaagaatattaaataaaacGACTAAAGAAGATAACAACCAACAGTTAGATGAAATAATTGATGTAGATAAGGATATACAAATCtttcaacaaaatcaattaagatCATTAAACCCTAAAGTCTTATACAATACAACTTACTTTTACAAATCTCACTTATACAGGCACTATAGAGAAGAACAATTATCAGTAATAGGAAAAAATTCAGTAGCCCTAAATCTTATAAACTCAGATTctctaaaagaattaaaaatgtaaGAAAAGACTTAATGTATATGGGACTAATAATAATAGGTATTAAAGGAttaactagaaaaaaattaGGAACAAAGATATTAATTGTAATATATGATAACAGATGGTCAGacctaaaaaaatcaattataggATTAACTGAGGTAGACATGAATAATAATGGAGGAATATTTTATATAAGCCCAGactttatgatgaatttaaaagaatttggaaaacatattaaaataggaATACAAACTAAAGGATATGAAGAAATGCAAAGTGGAAAAAACCTACTAATGCGTATAGGATTTCTAGGAAAAATAACAGACAATAGTAATACTAGATTTAAATTACAGATAAGTGATGTGGTAGAAGTAATAGGTAATAAAggaataaaactaataaaaccTATAAAGATAAACTCTGAAGAATACGCGGGATTAGATTGGAAATTAGatgattttgagaaaaaagaaagtCTAACTCCTGATGCTCATCTAGTGTACATAAATTCTAAAGTAGAGCCCTCGATTAGATTTACAGATTATAACTATGTAACTCAAAGAGATATAGATGAAGAAAGCGTCGTGGAAGAAATACCGTTAGAAGGAATGAACATGGAGGTACTTGTAACGACCCTCTTAGTCGTTTTAGAAATtccaactattattttttatattaacctttttagtagattttataaataatttatatgacttgTAAGAATGAGTGACatgatttttagatttaataaaagatttttttgttgctaataataatgaaaaaaaaagaaaaggaaattaattaattaaataaataaaataaaataaaaagaaaaggggaaAAGTGCCCTAAACTTATAAAAGCCTGTGACGGCttatatgagaaaaaaaaaacgatttgaaaaagaaaaaaaaacgcagagaagaaaagaaaagaaaagggaaaaagaggagaaaaatcaatattttcatctcaaggcgtcaaggtaattattttcatcctttctattaagtttttatataattagaagTAGATTTTAGATTAAAACGTGTATAATTTACACTAATATGTgaaactaatttttaattttgtgtacatGTATGCATATGTTATTTAGCATAAATTTCACCTTAGTCATTAAGTAATTATGACCAATTGTTAATGATCATGAAACAATTATTGGGAAGGGAGGTAAATAGACATGCAAGAAGCCTTCCGTATAAAAGTATTTCAtgaaatatctttattttggtGTTCAAATATGGGTGATATAAATTGGGATCAATTTGAGATCCTTTTAATAgttttcatattatcatttaagttttgatatattaatatatataattaagtattagGTATATGGTATTAAGTGAATGTCCTAAGATTTAtgatattgaaaagaaattaaaatttaatcctAATCTTGAAACTTAAGAACTTCCTTATAAATTTGCgtgagtttttttttggtttagtcTAGACACGTGCAATATGTGTGTTGTTAACTTCGAAACCTCATAgtgtttaattatttgaatagaCTGGATTTTATTTGGAAGTGCAACAAAGGAGGAAGGCTAAAGTCCCGAAGTGATTGTTCAATaaattgaggcaagtggatttctaaactcttgttaagtgtatgaaatgcgtgtatgtccttgtggtatatgtttggaagtaacgggattggtgatgggttgacttgcccacattgattaattctaatgatgaaaagaatggggataacaaaaggcaatgtgattaattgtttatgtgtgttgtgttgagaaagggttgaagtcttgttgaatcattgttgatgtaacttcatgtttgtgtggttctgaactgtgcgatgttatgaaaatggtcatctcgtcattatttgtgtgaacttgtcatctacattattctgaggcattggttgtgacaagagttatgtgcattgagaaagaatgggtacttaagaggatgtaccatttcgagggacgtatcgcgcgccgcgatggatactatatttcgagggacgtatcgcgcgccgcgatggttactattatcgagggtcgtgtcgtgcgccgcgacagatgcatggacagatatgtcccccatgggtcccagactgagagacagcgactgtgtatcactaggtcagacatgcatcattatacttgacattgcattccattgcattgcacctacttatcattagtgaacttgatgtCGTGTTTTGTTGATCTTCTGATTGCTTTTctgtggaacttgtgattgatcaatattgagcttgttattgtgGTTAtctaatttgttgaagtattgttgttatggatatgtaatttgttaaagtgttattgttgaggatatgtaatttgtctaagttttgttgttgagctacgtgctatgtaaactgtgagctgttaggttgggtgATTTTactgcaggttgtagttgtggaggtttggttgggggtggtaggagtaccgtatttcatccccttagcttgtgtttagaggtttatttgctgagtaccgtgtggtttggtactcaccccttgcttctacaaatttttgtaggttatgagcctggattttcGTTGTACTTGTCaatctcttcttttccgaggcttcttggagatttgtgaggtagctgtttccatcgcagcagactttcttctccatgattatgatcttgttctattctagaaacaagttcatttgagacttgagtttttcttttgaatcaattgtaatactttagaggcttgtacacgtgactaccaggttttgggatttttattaagttacttatattttatttccgcactttattgtaatggttgagtttttggctgacttgtcttggtgggataagacgagtgccatcacgtccatttttgggtcgtgacaaaatggtatcagagccacaggttcataggtctcacgtgtgtacaagtcGAGTCTAAATAGAGTCTCGATGAtcagtacggagacgtctgtacctatcttcgagaggctgtagtgacttttaggaaatatcttcacttcttggatcTCTATTGTGCGTACTTGGTCCCATTTTGATTCTTATCGCTTCACTCCATTCCCTCTCTTTTATGTGATGACTCGTGCGTAGTTCCTTTTGTGACTCATTGGCATGTCGTGTATTGGTTTGATGTTAGATCTGGTATTAAGGTGAAAATGATATACTTATGAAACGAATGCGTGATCATATTTGAAAGAGTTGAGTAAGGTTAGTTATCATTGTAAAATGATAATACTAAATATAGTACTTATCTGGTATAAGCAAAATATGGAGTGGTTCGACAATTAAAAGTTAAATGTTTGAAGAATTGACTAGATAATAAATAGTGTAATACAATTGATATAGTTGTCATACCATTAATGGGTTGCTTAGCAAATGATGTTGCACCAATTCAGGTCAGAATCCCTTCTGTGGTTTCACAGATTGAGTGTATACCAAAGAAGGTCATGATACGACTATTACAATGGTACTGATGGGTACTTGGTTAGAATTATGGAGTGTGTTACTTTTGATATTGACCTTGCTTACGAAAGAATACATATAGCTTGGGTTAGATACAAAACTAATCTGGTAATATTTTATAGCTATTTGATGGATAAAGTGTGTGACCTATTTGGAAATGATCTTCTCAATAGATATGAtatgttctagtggtggatgtaATGAATTTTCACGATGTGTTACTAGTGGTACATGAAAACGGACATGTTGATTGTTAAGTGCAAATATTAACTACTTAAGGAGTTATCTATGGTATACATGCTCATATGATAAGATTTGGTGTTGAACTCATATTTGAGAACCCAACTAGCTTGTTGGTACGGGTGGATGtgttaaacattatttataagGAAGCTTTTAGTAGTGGATCTTTGGTATGAAATTGATATGTTCAGATTGTGAaatgtattttatgaatttttaaatgaGTGGTGATTTCATCATAATGTCCAAGAAATTGGATCAATATTGAATGACAAGCATATGGGTAAAGAAAGTCCTAAAGAGTATACTTATGTGAAGACAATTAAGAGTTTTAGTAAGGAAGTGCGGATAAAAGTGGGTTAGTTCTTTGGATTGGATTGGTATAACTGGGTTTAAGGATTCATATTGATGAAATAGTTGACTTCGTGGTGATAACAAGAGCTAACTAAGCATGATGATAATAGGAGTTTGTGATGGATTGCGATTGAgactaaatcataaaataagaatTGAGGGTTAAACGAGTTTTTATGGTAATAACGACTTGCGAGCATCTAAGGTTGTGGTTTTTCACTATTTGATGAACAATGTGGTTGTATGAAAAGTTGTATGATGTGTTGAAAATTTCGCGTGAATAGAATTGAAAGAAGCTAGAGTCATAAATGGAAAAGAATTAGTGGGAAGTGTTTTAGTCATTGGAAAGAGACAATCGAGAAAATAGAtatttactataattataaagGACAAAGATATATCTTTAGAGAGTTGAGAATTTAGTTCAAGGATACGTGATTTCATCTGTTTCATTTTGGTTATGGTAATAGTGTCACACGTTCATtagattgataaaaaaaatgtatgtatatatatatatatatattgggtaagaattgagaaagaaaccTACACAGTTAGACTCGAGTGTGGTGATAAGTTCTTTTATAGTTTCGAATTTGGTAACGGGTACCATTGGATTTTTAAGAAAGGGTATGACAAGGTCGATGGATAGGCGATCAATAATAAGCTAAGATGTCcaaatttgtaaatattttctatgtatGAGCTAATTTCAATAGATAAAAGGATTGAgttacataattgaattcaaaattcaactttttcatTGTGAGTTTAGATTTGTGGTAGTGtgttttgtcaaggtatgaattggtaaggggtaagaaatgattgatcacattgagtatgaagcatttgaaggacttaaaaataatttgagtagtaaatttggttattttttattgttataccTAAATGGGATTTCATGTAATGCTTTTATTTCAAGGATAAGATAAAAATACCATAGGTTGTTGGTCAAAGGATAAGATTGGTAAGGAAGTCAGCAAAGAGAAAAAGAGTTTggtgtattgaagagttcaagatatttaaaatttgtgtcATCGAAAGAATTTAGAAGATGTGAAGGAATAAGAATACTCTTGAATCTGAGTTAAAGGGTCTATGAATGGACATATATAGTTCTAATATGACTATGATTGTGAATCAATTTGGTATAGACATACTAGGAATTTATCAGCAATTTTTATGAAGATTGAGTGTTGATTTGGGTAAAACCCGTGAGATGTGTAAGAGTATGTGTTGTTATGTGGAGCTAAACGGTTCAGATTTTGTTAAGTGACTTATGGATACGTAATAGTATGGACATACAATTATACATGGtcattgatgaatttttttttttttggaatcaCTTGTTGTGATGTGTTACATAGATACGTGATGGTAAATAGAGATTATGTGCCCATAGTATATAGAATAATTGGGGAGACCTAATATTTCTCTAAGTATTGGCATGAGGTATGTGATGATTAGGAATGACAATTGAAGCATGGTATGTGAAAGTTGTGTGGAGTTGACTTCGGGTGTGATTAAAAGTTTGATATCAATGGAAAGGTACTATCATATTTGAAACTAGTGTTATCAATTTGTTTTTGTAGGACATGTACTTGCCATGGAATGCTTAAAAAGAAAGAGAGGTAGCcatagtttgaaaattttggaggaaataatgtgtttgttaagaagaTTTTAATACTAGTGACGATTTGAGAATAAGATAAATGGTTGTTGCGACTATGAAGTTCTTTTAGAATTAAAAGTGTTGACCTTAGTGAAGTGTTGTAAAGAGCAATTGTGGTTCGATAAAACAAGTATGTGAGAAATTATAATCTAGACTAAATTGGTGATTGTGGgtaactagaaaattaaagagaTAGAGTCAAATAAATGCAAATGTTTGATATGGGCACTATGAAAAGAAGTATCTAGTCTTATTCGACTCtgattttataaattcttaTATGACCATCTACTTCGTATTGGATATGGTTTAGAGTGTGATTTGCTACCTATACACATACATGTTTTCATATTTACGGGTGAatttctagtggtggatcgggtgTACCGATCTTGTGATTGTTCTCATNNNNNNNNNNNNNNNNNNNNNNNNNNNNNNNNNNNNNNNNNNNNNNNNNNNNNNNNNNNNNNNNNNNNNNNNNNNNNNNNNNNNNNNNNNNNNNNNNNNNNNNNNNNNNNNNNNNNNNNNNNNNNNNNNNNNNNNNNNNNNNNNNNNNNNNNNNNNNNNNNNNNNNNNNNNNNNNNNNNNNNNNNNNNNNNNNNNNNNNNNNNNNNNNNNNNNNNNNNNNNNNNNNNNNNNNNNNNNNNNNNNNNNNNNNNNNNNNNNNNNNNNNNNNNNNNNNNNNNNNNNNNNNNNNNNNNNNNNNNNNNNNNNNNNNNNNNNNNNNNNNNNNNNNNNNNNNNNNNNNNNNNNNNNNNNNNNNNNNNNNNNNNNNNNNNNNNNNNNNNNNNNNNNNNNNNNNNNNNNNNNNNNNNNNNNNNNNNNNNNNNNNNNNNNNNNNNNNNNNNNNNNNNNNNNNNNNNNNNNNNNNNNNNNNNNNNNNNNNNNNNNNNNNNNNNNNNNNNNNNNNNNNNNNNNNNNNNNNNNNNNNNNNNNNNNNNNNNNNNNNNNNNNNNNNNNNNNNNNNNNNNNNNNNNNNNNNNNNNNNNNNNNNNNNNNNNNNNNNNNNNNNNNNNNNNNNNNNNNNNNNNNNNNNNNNNNNNNNNNNNNNNNNNNNNNNNNNNNNNNNNNNNNNNNNNNNNNNNNNNNNNNNNNNNNNNNNNNNNNNNNNNNNNNNNNNNNNNNNNNNNNNNNNNNNNNNNNNNNNNNNNNNNNNNNNNNNNNNNNNNNNNNNNNNNNNNNNNNNNNNNNNNNNNNNNNNNNNNNNNNNNNNNNNNNNNNNNNNNNNNNNNNNNNNNNNNNNNNNNNNNNNNNNNNNNNNNNNNNNNNNNNNNNNNNNNNNNNNNNNNNNNNNNNNNNNNNNNNNNNNNNNNNNNNNNNNNNNNNNNNNNNNNNNNNNNNNNNNNNNNNNNNNNNNNNNNNNNNNNNNNNNNNNNNNNNNNNNNNNNNNNNNNNNNNNNNNNNNNNNNNNNNNNNNNNNNNNNNNNNNNNNNNNNNNNNNNNNNNNNNNNNNNNNNNNNNNNNNNNNNNNNNNNNNNNNNNNNNNNNNNNNNNNNNNNNNNNNNNNNNNNNNNNNNNNNNNNNNNNNNNNNNNNNNNNNNNNNNNNNNNNNNNNNNNNNNNNNNNNNNNNNNNNNNNNNNNNNNNNNNNNNNNNNNNNNNNNNNNNNNNNNNNNNNNNNNNNNNNNNNNNNNNNNNNNNNNNNNNNNNNNNNNNNNNNNNNNNNNNNNNNNNNNNNNNNNNNNNNNNNNNNNNNNNNNNNNNNNNNNNNNNNNNNNNNNNNNNNNNNNNNNNNNNNNNNNNNNNNNNNNNNNNNNNNNNNNNNNNNNNNNNNNNNNNNNNNNNNNNNNNNNNNNNNNNNNNNNNNNNNNNNNNNNNNNNNNNNNNNNNNNNNNNNNNNNNNNNNNNNNNNNNNNNNNNNNNNNNNNNNNNNNNNNNNNNNNNNNNNNNNNNNNNNNNNNNNNNNNNNNNNNNNNNNNNNNNNNNNNNNNNNNNNNNNNNNNNNNNNNNNNNNNNNNNNNNNNNNNNNNNNNNNNNNNNNNNNNNNNNNNNNNNNNNNNNNNNNNNNNNNNNNNNNNNNNNNNNNNNNNNNNNNNNNNNNNNNNNNNNNNNNNNNNNNNNNNNNNNNNNNNNNNNNNNNNNNNNNNNNNNNNNNNNNNNNNNNNNNNNNNNNNNNNNNNNNNNNNNNNNNNNNNNNNNNNNNNNNNNNNNNNNNNNNNNNNNNNNNNNNNNNNNNNNNNNNNNNNNNNNNNNNNNNNNNNNNNNNNNNNNNNNNNNNNNNNNNNNNNNNNNNNNNNNNNNNNNNNNNNNNNNNNNNNNNNNNNNNNNNNNNNNNNNNNNNNNNNNNNNNNNNNNNNNNNNNNNNNNNNNNNNNNNNNNNNNNNNNNNNNNNNNNNNNNNNNNNNNNNNNNNNNNNNNNNNNNNNNNNNNNNNNNNNNNNNNNNNNNNNNNNNNNNNNNNNNNNNNNNNNNNNNNNNNNNNNNNNNNNNNNNNNNNNNNNNNNNNNNNNNNNNNNNNNNNNNNNNNNNNNNNNNNNNNNNNNNNNNNNNNNNNNNNNNNNNNNNNNNNNNNNNNNNNNNNNNNNNNNNNNNNNNNNNNNNNNNNNNNNNNNNNNNNNNNNNNNNNNNNNNNNNNNNNNNNNNNNNNNNNNNNNNNNNNNNNNNNNNNNNNNNNNNNNNNNNNNNNNNNNNNNNNNNNNNNNNNNNNNNNNNNNNNNNNNNNNNNNNNNNNNNNNNNNNNNNNNNNNNNNNNNNNNNNNNNNNNNNNNNNNNNNNNNNNNNNNNNNNNNNNNNNNNNNNNNNNNNNNNNNNNNNNNNNNNNNNNNNNNNNNNNN is part of the Solanum pennellii chromosome 8, SPENNV200 genome and harbors:
- the LOC107027702 gene encoding adenylate isopentenyltransferase 7, mitochondrial-like, which produces MGAMGTGKFRLSVDLATHFRGEIINSDKMQVDKGLEIVTNKITHTEKHGVLHYLLDPVLMFKYKYESCFIWIDVEQSVLNRRVDKRVDQMVKAGLVDEVRQIFIPDADYTKGIRRSISILEMDRYLREETNIDGDDESKQMILQASISSVKRNTLMLICSQFDKIQRLISEKMWSVHNIIATDVFKEDREEDLDDSRTNIVLQPA